CGCGACCTGCTCCAGGCCATCACCGGTCTTGTCCAGTGCGTACGCCACGCCGGCACCGGCACGTTCGACCTGTTCGCCCGCTACGCGACCGGCGCGCATGCCCTGCGCACCGGCGTGCAGCACGGTGGAGAGAGGACCCGCGAGTTCGGCGACCTGGCTGGGCGCGGCGGTGCGTGCGCGGTCGACCAGCTCGCCCTGCGCATTGCGGGTCTTGGCATCAAGCACGATTTCCATCTGGCCGGCGGCGACCGGCACGTTGCGCAGCGCTTCGTTGCCGGGCTTGGACCCCAGCTGCTCAACGAACTGTGCGGCGGAGGTCTGCGCCCCGGGCGGCAGCATCTCGCGCATCTTTTCGGTGACGAGCGACTGCATCATGGGTTCCTGCAGAAGCTTGCTGGCTTCGTTGGCCAGCAGCCCGTAGCCATTGCGCTGATGCTCGTTCAACCGCTGCAGGCCGTTCTGCACATCGTTGAGCACTTCGCCACTGGTTTGATACGTATGCACGGTCTGCTGCGGATTGAACACAGGTAGCCCGTTGTCTTTGGCGTACCGCGAAGCGGTGTCGGGATGCAGGCCGGCTGCATTGAAGGTGGTGGCACGCGCACCGGTCACGGCCGAGGCCGCAGAGGCCATGCCGCCACCGAGGGAGTGGCCGGCGATCTCGAATCCACCGGGAATGTCGCGATTGATGGTCGCCGCGAGCCGCATCGCGCGATCGTAGTAGTCACTACGCATGCCGATGCCCTGCTGACCGTTGTTGAGGAAGTCCTCCCCGCCGGACTCGCGTCGCCCTCCGGGTGCAGACGGGTCGATGATTACGCCCGTCGAGCCTTTGTAGACCACGACCGGCTTGGCAGCTTCACCGAGCACGGCCTTGTCGGGCAGGTAGATCTCCGCACGGAACCCGGACTGCAGGGGATGCAACAGGTCACGGATTTCATCGTCTTCCAGATTGATTCCCGCAGCGCGCAGCGTGGCGGGATCCTCGCTGGCACGCGACCAACCCACCGGCGGTGCACCGTCACCCTTTGCGGAAAGGTAGACATCGGCGGCGAGTCCGGACATCTCCCGTGCGTGATATGTCTCCTGAAGTCGATCTGCTTCGCTGTCATTGCCGCTGTCGCGCAGCTGCTGGACGAGGAGATGGTTCTGCTGGACGGCGCTGGCACGCGCCTGGAATTCGGGACCACTCATGGCAAGCTCCATTGCACAGTGAAGGCGCGCGATCCCCCCGAGCCGCGCTGCTTATCGAATAGCAGAACACTTTGCTAATGTCACCCTTTCAGGGGCTTCAACATCAGGATGATCATGCGCGTCAGTCTTCACAACATGATGACAAAAGGCCTCATAAGTGCGGCTTGGCTCACACTTTTTCTGGTCAATGGATGCGCCGCGTCCTCTTCACATGGGGCTGCGGATTACTTCGAAGGAAAAGCGCTGCAGCTTGCCGTGGCGACCGAGAACGGCGATGAAGACGCGATCAGGCGACTGATCAAGGAGGAGGGCGTTGATCCTGACAGGACCTTCGCACGCAGGGACGGCATCCCGCTCGTGGCCTGGCCACTACGTGCACGAAATCTGGATGGTTTGCGCGCACTGCTGGTCAACGGCGCAGATCCCAATGCCCGCGAAGTGAAGCAGATGAACGGCCGGGAGATCCGCTTCAACAACGCGATGGTCTATGCGGCCAAAATGGACGACCCGCGCTTCCTCGAGCTGCTGCTCGAGCATGGCGGCGATCCGAACACGCGGAATTCTGCCAATGAAACGTTGATGCTCCAAGCGTTCCTCAGTGGCAATCAGTGGAAGAACATCCAGACATTGATTGCGCACGGGGCAAACATCAACGAGTCCAACCTCCGCAAGGGCGATGACACGGTCCTGAGCTGGTACACCGGTCGGGGTGGCTTCGATTCCGCGTATTGGTTGCTTGAGCACGGCGCCGATCCCACCTTGGCGTCGCGCCCGCCGGCAGGGTCAAGCGCTCCTTCGCGCCAGCTGATGGTGGAAGACATCTACTGGGAAATCACGACGCCCGACCTTCTGCCGTGGCAGAAGAAGTCTCAGGCATGGCTGGTTGCACGGGGCATTCCGCGTCCGCCGATGCCTGAGCACATCAGGAAAAAGCGGGAGGCGTTCGGTTTTCCGTCGCGGGAAGAGGATGTGCCGTTGTTGTGAGAGCAGCCGGGCAAAACAGCCGGGCAGAGCCCGGCTCTACGCCAGGAGCGCGCTGTCCAGTGGAAGATGCATGCGCAGGCGCGATGCGACGCAGTCGATGCGGAAGCGGCGTGCCTTTACCGGTTCGCCGTCCAGATTGAGTGTCATCGGTTCGTCGGCGTCGATCTCCACCCACGGCGCACGGGTGCGTTCGGCCACCTGCTCCAATGCACCCTGCTTGCCGCCGCGTACCAGCGCGGCAAGGGTGGACGCGACTTCGCCGCTCAGCTCGGGAATCACGGTGACATCGAGCAGGCCGTCATCGACCAATGCCTCCGGGCACAGCACCTGCCCACCGCCGGCCTGGCGGCCGTTGCCGATTCCCAGTGCGATGAAGCCCCCTTCCCAGCTGAAGTCCGGCGTGCGCAGCCGTGCACGGATCGGCTCGATCCGGCCAAGCCGGGAGATGCCGGTAACCAGGTAGGCCAGACCACCCAGCACCTTCTTCAGACCTTCGTCGGTTTCCACCGTCACCTCGGTGCCGAAGCCGCCACTGGCCACGTTGGCGCACCACCACAGATCGCCCTCGGCATCGATGCGCAGCAGGTCCAGCGGTCGGGCGGCTTGGGCCAGGATCATCTGCAGGGCCTGCAGCGGCTCGTCGGGGATCCCGGCGGCTGTGGCGAAGTCGTTGGCGGTGCCCAGCGGCACCAGTCCCAGCGAAGGCAGGGCGTCGGCCGTTTCATCGCGGTGCGCCAGAGTCTCCGCCACCTCGCTCAGGGTACCGTCGCCCCCGGCAGCAATGATCGTATCCACCCCGTGCTCGATGGCTTCGGCCACGTACCGCTCGGCATCGCCATCCTCCCAGGTCACCCGGACTTCCAGGGTCACCCCCTGCTCGCGCAGCGCATGCACCGCCTCGCGCACCTCCTGGTTGCCGGTCGACTTGCCATTGAGGATCAGACGCCAGCGAAGACCACGCATACAGCACTTCCACGGTAGGGGGAGGCGCAGGCTATCAGGGGGATGTGTCAGGCCCAGTGAACGTCATCAAACGGTCACTGATCGCCCGGAGAATGAAAGTCCATAGCAGGGACGATGGATGGAGGCAGGATCAGCCTCCCGCTATTCCCAGGGCCGCATTCGCAAGAGTGCGGTCTTTTTTTTACGACGCGAATTTCTTCAACGCATCGCCTTCGAGCCGGAACACCGTCCATTCACTCTGCGGCTTCGCGCCGGCCGCTTCGTAGAATTTGATGGCCGGTTCGTTCCAATTCAGCACCGACCATTCGAACCGCCCGCAGCCTTCGGCAACGGCGATGCGGGCGATGTGCTGCAAAAGGGCCTTGCCGGCGCCGCTGCCGCGATGGGCCGGGCTGACGTACAGGTCTTCCAGGTAGATGCCGTTGCGGCCCAGCCAGGTGGAATAGTTGTAGAAGTACACCGCGTAGCCGATGGCGGTGCCATCGACGTCGCACACCAGCGCGCGGGCCTTGGCGTCGTTGCCGAACAGGCTGGCGACGATGCCGGCTTCGTCGGTCTGCACCGACGATTCGGCTTTCTCATAGATCGCCAGTTCGCGGATGAAGCGCAGGATCAGCGCGGCATCGGCGGCAGTGGCGGTGCGGATCTGCAGGCCGGCCGCGCCCATGCTCAGCCCCGCGCCTTGGCGACGTTGTGGCGCATCTGGTCGATCACGTCCTTGTAGCTGACCGGCGCGTTGAAAATGGCCGAGCCGGCCACGAACGCATCGGCGCCGGCGGCGGCGATCGCGCCGATGTTGTCGGCCTTGACCCCGCCGTCGATCTCCAGGCGCACGTCGCGGCCGCTGGCATCGATCTTCTGGCGGACCACGCGCAGCTTGTCCAGCGCCGAGGGAATGAAGGCCTGGCCGCCGAAGCCCGGGTTGACCGACATCAGCAGCACCAGGTCCAGGTCGTCCAGCACCCAGTCCAGGATGTCCACCGGCGTACCCGGATTGAGCACCAGGCCGGGCTTGCAGCCCAGCGAACGGATCAGCTGGATGGTGCGGTGCACGTGTCGGCTGGCTTCGGGATGGAAGCTGATGTAGGTGGCACCGGCCTCGGCGAAGTCCGGAATGATGCGGTCCACCGGTTCCACCATCAGGTGCACGTCGATCGGCGCGGTCACGCCGTGCTTACGCAGTGCCTGGCAGACCATCGGGCCGATGGTCAGGTTCGGCACGTAATGGTTGTCCATCACGTCGAAATGCACCCAGTCGGCGCCGGCGGCGAGCACGTTGTCCACTTCTTCGCCAAGGCGGGCGAAGTTGGCGGACAGGATGGACGGGGCAATGATGCAGTTGGACATGGCCGGGGCCTTCAGGACGTATGAAAAGAGGGGGCGCGCGCGCTCAGCGCTTGCGCAGGGTCTTGATGCGGTCGTAGGCGGCGTTGAGCTGGCGCGACCGGCGTTCGGCCTGCTGGCGCAGCTCGGGGGCGGCGCCCACGACCTTGTCGGGGTGGTACTGGGACATCAGACGGCGGTAGGCCAGGTCGACCTCGGCGTCGGTGGCTTCGGAGGTCAGCCCCAGCTCACGGTAGGGGTTCTCCCTGTTCAGGCGGAACCAGTCGGAATCGAAGGCATGCCCGATGAGCAGGCCGACCACGGCGCCGAACAGCGGATTGGGCCTGAAAAGCAGGGCGCCGGCGATGAATCCGAGCAGTTTTCCGTACCAGCGCATGGTCGTCGGGGCGGCCGTGGCAACAAGGGATCCTCATTTTACGTCACAGCGGGCCCAACCCGCTTTACACTAGGCCGCCCGCTGTCCCTGCGGGCCCTCCGGGTGCCCTGGGCAGCTGTCTCGACGAAGCCTCAGGAGTGCCCGTGCCGACCACGTTGTTGCAATCCGATCTCCCCGGCCTGCCCTTGCGCCATCGCGGCAAGGTGCGTGATGTTTTCGACATTCCACGCGAGCGGCTGCCCGCCGGCACCCCGCCGGGGGACTACCTGCTGATGGTCGCGACCGACCGTCTGTCCGCCTTCGACGTGGTGCTTCCGGACCCGATCCCGGGCAA
This portion of the Stenotrophomonas aracearum genome encodes:
- a CDS encoding J domain-containing protein; amino-acid sequence: MRWYGKLLGFIAGALLFRPNPLFGAVVGLLIGHAFDSDWFRLNRENPYRELGLTSEATDAEVDLAYRRLMSQYHPDKVVGAAPELRQQAERRSRQLNAAYDRIKTLRKR
- a CDS encoding GNAT family N-acetyltransferase, giving the protein MGAAGLQIRTATAADAALILRFIRELAIYEKAESSVQTDEAGIVASLFGNDAKARALVCDVDGTAIGYAVYFYNYSTWLGRNGIYLEDLYVSPAHRGSGAGKALLQHIARIAVAEGCGRFEWSVLNWNEPAIKFYEAAGAKPQSEWTVFRLEGDALKKFAS
- a CDS encoding XVIPCD domain-containing protein, which encodes MSGPEFQARASAVQQNHLLVQQLRDSGNDSEADRLQETYHAREMSGLAADVYLSAKGDGAPPVGWSRASEDPATLRAAGINLEDDEIRDLLHPLQSGFRAEIYLPDKAVLGEAAKPVVVYKGSTGVIIDPSAPGGRRESGGEDFLNNGQQGIGMRSDYYDRAMRLAATINRDIPGGFEIAGHSLGGGMASAASAVTGARATTFNAAGLHPDTASRYAKDNGLPVFNPQQTVHTYQTSGEVLNDVQNGLQRLNEHQRNGYGLLANEASKLLQEPMMQSLVTEKMREMLPPGAQTSAAQFVEQLGSKPGNEALRNVPVAAGQMEIVLDAKTRNAQGELVDRARTAAPSQVAELAGPLSTVLHAGAQGMRAGRVAGEQVERAGAGVAYALDKTGDGLEQVARVQGMVVGKVVETGSATLSVGVQGGTTVIASGRELTGMVEATRDRVRGHLMAGPLSALSAGADLIGLDDVSKRLQANAEQIRTAQESRAVQAEREAREDAATVRAAGQRVADGIDRQGQWVAGTLRNGYATAGAYVDQGYDFSAYHVKNVTAQAPAVLATVGGVGTATAAAVATHVPTANRPLNLLNLAETAVFANRIMPSFGEAAARHGMADTVIPSLDAELGKQEAHARTLLEQHERVQHPAEKHAAVAAEPSTLVVGINDPGHRQYHMFQGAQSGVHGIDAAHNRVPDLQSDQLAGALAAKATQEGLERIERVVLSEDRTRVFAVDTQDLTSVHRHLAQVDVVAGRQQPLSVSTEQVAEATRQQARTAATPALVTDLGAEQREQEQQAARRMG
- the yegS gene encoding lipid kinase YegS is translated as MRGLRWRLILNGKSTGNQEVREAVHALREQGVTLEVRVTWEDGDAERYVAEAIEHGVDTIIAAGGDGTLSEVAETLAHRDETADALPSLGLVPLGTANDFATAAGIPDEPLQALQMILAQAARPLDLLRIDAEGDLWWCANVASGGFGTEVTVETDEGLKKVLGGLAYLVTGISRLGRIEPIRARLRTPDFSWEGGFIALGIGNGRQAGGGQVLCPEALVDDGLLDVTVIPELSGEVASTLAALVRGGKQGALEQVAERTRAPWVEIDADEPMTLNLDGEPVKARRFRIDCVASRLRMHLPLDSALLA
- the rpe gene encoding ribulose-phosphate 3-epimerase is translated as MSNCIIAPSILSANFARLGEEVDNVLAAGADWVHFDVMDNHYVPNLTIGPMVCQALRKHGVTAPIDVHLMVEPVDRIIPDFAEAGATYISFHPEASRHVHRTIQLIRSLGCKPGLVLNPGTPVDILDWVLDDLDLVLLMSVNPGFGGQAFIPSALDKLRVVRQKIDASGRDVRLEIDGGVKADNIGAIAAAGADAFVAGSAIFNAPVSYKDVIDQMRHNVAKARG
- a CDS encoding ankyrin repeat domain-containing protein translates to MRVSLHNMMTKGLISAAWLTLFLVNGCAASSSHGAADYFEGKALQLAVATENGDEDAIRRLIKEEGVDPDRTFARRDGIPLVAWPLRARNLDGLRALLVNGADPNAREVKQMNGREIRFNNAMVYAAKMDDPRFLELLLEHGGDPNTRNSANETLMLQAFLSGNQWKNIQTLIAHGANINESNLRKGDDTVLSWYTGRGGFDSAYWLLEHGADPTLASRPPAGSSAPSRQLMVEDIYWEITTPDLLPWQKKSQAWLVARGIPRPPMPEHIRKKREAFGFPSREEDVPLL